A region from the Candidatus Tenderia electrophaga genome encodes:
- a CDS encoding peptide chain release factor 2 (catalyzes the release of newly synthesized polypeptide chains at the stop codons UAA and UGA): MGKERAQLEQVVKTITDLDSSLGDAEALLEIAAEENDTDTVASVEGDLAELEKRLETLEFRRMFSGEMDAKHAFVDIQAGSGGTEAQDWANMLLRMYLRWGERSGFKTELIEVSEGEVAGIKSATLHVEGEYAFGWLRTETGVHRLVRKSPFDSGNRRHTSFASVFVSPEIDEDIDIDINPADLRIDVYRASGAGGQHVNRTESAVRITHNPTGIVVQCQNDRSQHKNKATAMKQLKAKLYELEMMKRAGDQQAVEDSKADIGWGSQIRSYVLDQSRIKDLRTGVETGNTQAVLDGDLDQFIEASLKSGL, translated from the coding sequence CTGGGTAAGGAGCGCGCCCAGCTGGAGCAGGTGGTCAAGACCATCACCGATCTCGACAGCAGTCTGGGGGATGCCGAGGCGCTGCTGGAAATCGCCGCTGAAGAAAATGACACCGATACGGTGGCTTCAGTCGAGGGCGATCTGGCCGAACTGGAAAAACGGCTCGAAACCTTGGAATTCCGACGCATGTTCTCCGGCGAAATGGATGCCAAGCATGCCTTCGTCGACATCCAGGCCGGTTCCGGCGGCACCGAGGCCCAGGACTGGGCCAATATGCTACTGCGCATGTATCTGCGCTGGGGCGAGCGCAGCGGCTTTAAGACCGAGTTGATCGAGGTCTCGGAAGGGGAGGTGGCGGGCATCAAGAGTGCCACCCTCCACGTCGAGGGTGAGTACGCCTTCGGTTGGCTGCGCACCGAGACCGGCGTGCACCGGCTGGTGCGCAAGTCGCCCTTCGATTCCGGCAACCGCCGTCACACCTCCTTCGCCTCAGTGTTCGTGTCGCCCGAGATCGACGAAGATATCGATATCGACATCAATCCGGCCGACCTGCGCATCGATGTTTATCGCGCCTCGGGTGCCGGCGGACAGCACGTCAACCGCACCGAGTCGGCGGTGCGTATCACCCATAACCCAACCGGCATCGTGGTACAGTGCCAGAACGACCGCTCCCAGCACAAAAACAAGGCCACCGCCATGAAACAGCTCAAGGCCAAGCTCTATGAGCTGGAGATGATGAAACGCGCCGGCGACCAACAGGCGGTGGAGGACAGCAAGGCCGACATCGGCTGGGGCAGCCAGATCCGTTCTTACGTATTGGACCAATCGCGCATCAAGGACCTGCGTACCGGGGTGGAGACCGGCAACACCCAGGCGGTGCTGGACGGTGACTTGGATCAGTTTATCGAGGCCAGCCTGAAAAGCGGCCTCTAG
- a CDS encoding lysine--tRNA ligase, which produces MTEEQQTQDEHRLIAERRAKLKEIREKRIAFPSDFRRNVMAGELHAEYGEKDNEALEANALRVSIAGRLMAKRVMGKASFAQLLDESGRMQIFVQRDAVGQEIYQEFKGWDVGDIIGAEGTLFRTKTGELSVKADSIRLLTKSLRPLPDKFHGLEDQETRYRQRYLDLIMNQAARETFRVRTRIIQHIRHYLDSKGFLEVETPMMHAIPGGATARPFITHHNALDLQMFLRVAPELYLKRLIVGGFERVYEINRNFRNEGVSTRHNPEFTMLEFYEAYADYHDLMDHTEEMLRGMALEILGDTKLSYQGEVYDFGKPFARLTVKQSILFYNPDISEDELDDLDRARAVAERLGIPLKDSYGLGKVQIEIFEKTVEHRLKEPTFITAYPTEVSPLARRNDADPYVTDRFEFFVGGRELANGFTELNDAEDQAERFRKQVEEKEAGDDEAMHFDADYVRALEHGMPPTAGEGIGIDRLVMLFTDAASIRDVLLFPYMRPEMI; this is translated from the coding sequence ATGACAGAAGAACAACAGACTCAAGACGAACACCGCCTCATCGCCGAACGGCGCGCCAAGCTCAAAGAGATACGCGAAAAGCGCATTGCCTTTCCCAGCGACTTCCGCCGCAATGTCATGGCCGGCGAGCTGCACGCCGAGTACGGCGAGAAGGACAATGAGGCCTTGGAGGCCAATGCGCTGCGCGTCAGCATCGCCGGGCGTCTGATGGCCAAGCGCGTCATGGGCAAGGCCAGCTTCGCCCAGCTATTGGACGAGTCGGGCCGCATGCAGATCTTCGTGCAGCGCGATGCGGTGGGGCAAGAGATCTATCAAGAGTTCAAGGGCTGGGACGTGGGCGACATCATTGGCGCTGAGGGTACCCTTTTCCGCACCAAGACCGGCGAGCTTTCGGTCAAGGCCGATTCCATTCGTCTGCTGACCAAGTCGCTGCGGCCGCTGCCGGACAAGTTTCACGGCCTGGAAGACCAGGAGACCCGTTATCGTCAGCGCTATCTGGATCTGATTATGAATCAGGCCGCGCGCGAGACCTTTCGGGTGCGCACCCGCATTATTCAGCATATCCGTCATTACCTCGACAGCAAGGGCTTTTTGGAGGTCGAGACGCCGATGATGCATGCCATCCCCGGCGGCGCCACGGCGCGGCCCTTTATCACCCATCACAACGCCCTGGATTTGCAGATGTTCCTGCGCGTGGCCCCCGAGCTGTATCTGAAACGGCTCATCGTCGGCGGTTTCGAGCGGGTGTATGAGATCAACCGCAACTTCCGCAACGAGGGTGTCTCCACGCGCCACAATCCCGAGTTCACCATGCTCGAGTTCTACGAAGCCTATGCCGATTACCACGACCTGATGGACCACACCGAGGAGATGCTGCGCGGTATGGCGCTGGAGATTCTGGGCGACACCAAGCTTTCCTATCAAGGTGAGGTCTACGATTTCGGCAAACCCTTTGCCCGTCTTACCGTGAAGCAATCCATTCTGTTCTACAACCCGGATATCAGCGAGGATGAGCTGGATGATCTGGACAGGGCCCGCGCCGTGGCCGAGCGCCTGGGCATTCCCCTCAAGGACAGCTACGGCCTGGGCAAGGTGCAGATCGAGATCTTCGAAAAGACGGTGGAGCATCGCCTCAAGGAACCGACCTTTATCACCGCCTATCCCACCGAGGTGTCACCCCTGGCGCGGCGCAATGACGCCGATCCCTACGTTACCGACCGCTTCGAATTTTTCGTCGGCGGCCGCGAGCTCGCCAACGGCTTTACCGAGCTCAACGATGCCGAAGACCAGGCCGAGCGCTTCCGCAAACAGGTGGAGGAGAAGGAGGCCGGCGATGACGAGGCCATGCATTTCGATGCCGATTATGTGCGCGCCTTGGAGCACGGCATGCCGCCAACGGCGGGTGAGGGCATTGGTATCGACCGTCTGGTGATGTTGTTCACCGACGCAGCGTCGATTCGTGATGTGCTGTTGTTTCCTTACATGCGGCCTGAAATGATATAA
- a CDS encoding succinate dehydrogenase, producing MSWQMTGLKAWLLQRVSAVYMAVFLAYFLVSLVVAPPRDYGEWQAWMHAGPMALASAVFFIALLAHAWVGIRDVMLDYIKPFALRVTLLIVLALGLLVMALWAIRILLTAGGAAA from the coding sequence ATGAGCTGGCAGATGACGGGCTTGAAGGCTTGGTTGTTGCAGCGCGTCAGCGCGGTCTATATGGCCGTATTTCTAGCCTATTTTCTCGTGTCACTGGTGGTGGCCCCGCCGCGTGACTATGGCGAGTGGCAGGCCTGGATGCATGCGGGCCCCATGGCGCTGGCCAGCGCCGTGTTTTTTATTGCATTGCTGGCCCATGCCTGGGTCGGTATCCGTGATGTCATGCTGGATTACATTAAGCCTTTCGCCCTGCGCGTGACGCTGCTGATCGTGTTGGCGCTCGGCCTGCTGGTTATGGCATTGTGGGCCATCAGGATTTTACTAACCGCAGGAGGCGCAGCCGCGTGA
- the sdhA gene encoding succinate dehydrogenase (part of four member succinate dehydrogenase enzyme complex that forms a trimeric complex (trimer of tetramers); SdhA/B are the catalytic subcomplex and can exhibit succinate dehydrogenase activity in the absence of SdhC/D which are the membrane components and form cytochrome b556; SdhC binds ubiquinone; oxidizes succinate to fumarate while reducing ubiquinone to ubiquinol), whose product MSSSIPVRRFDTLVIGAGGGGLRAALQLAQAEAHVAVVSKVFPTRSHTVAAQGGMNAALANVLPDNWHWHMFDTIKGSDYLADQDAVEYMCRAAPRLVVELEHAGVPFSRLDDGKIYQRPFGGQSQNFGGEQAARTCAAADRTGHAILHSLYQQNIRAKTHFFDEYLALDLVRDDDGYILGAVVMEIETGEPMIIEAKATLLATGGAGQIFRTNTNAHINTGDGMGMALRAGIPLQDMEFFQFHPTGVAGKGMLITEGARGEGGYLLNKDGERFMERYAPNAKDLASRDVVSRAIYTEVKEGRGCGPKGDHVMLKLDHLGVDVVQKRLPGIRATVQTFLHLDPAHEPIPVYPTAHYTMGGIPTNRHGQVVAPLGNTAEETVPGLYAAGECACVSVHGANRLGGNSLLDIVVFGRAAGNHIIDHLQENRYHRPLSGDSVDQAMARLARWDQTGEGESVKQLKDELKKTMEEYCGVFRSDEILNQGVDKVVQLEARLKDARLQDHSKVFNTARVEALELENLMDIALATVVSACARKESRGAHSRIDYPERDDEHWLKHSLFFKEGRKIDYKPVRMKPLSVDSFPPKARVY is encoded by the coding sequence GTGAGCAGTTCCATACCCGTCCGCAGATTCGATACGCTTGTGATCGGCGCCGGCGGCGGCGGCCTGAGGGCGGCGCTGCAATTGGCCCAGGCCGAGGCCCATGTGGCGGTGGTCTCCAAGGTCTTTCCCACCCGTTCCCATACCGTGGCCGCGCAGGGCGGCATGAACGCCGCTCTGGCCAATGTCTTGCCGGACAACTGGCATTGGCACATGTTCGATACCATCAAGGGCAGTGATTACTTGGCCGACCAAGACGCGGTGGAATACATGTGCCGCGCGGCGCCGCGCCTGGTAGTGGAGTTGGAGCACGCCGGGGTGCCGTTCTCGCGCCTGGATGACGGCAAGATCTATCAGCGACCCTTCGGTGGGCAGAGCCAGAACTTCGGCGGCGAGCAGGCCGCCCGCACCTGCGCCGCGGCCGACCGCACCGGCCACGCCATTCTTCACTCTTTATATCAACAGAATATTCGCGCCAAGACCCATTTCTTCGATGAATACCTGGCCCTGGATTTGGTCCGCGACGATGACGGCTATATCCTCGGTGCGGTGGTGATGGAGATCGAGACCGGCGAACCCATGATCATCGAGGCCAAGGCCACCCTGCTGGCCACCGGCGGCGCGGGGCAGATCTTCCGCACCAACACCAACGCCCACATCAATACCGGCGACGGCATGGGCATGGCCTTGCGCGCCGGCATCCCGCTGCAGGACATGGAGTTCTTCCAGTTTCACCCCACCGGCGTGGCCGGCAAGGGCATGCTGATCACCGAGGGCGCGCGCGGCGAGGGGGGGTATCTCTTGAACAAGGACGGCGAACGCTTTATGGAGCGCTATGCCCCTAACGCCAAAGACCTGGCCAGTCGCGACGTGGTCAGTCGCGCCATCTACACCGAGGTCAAGGAGGGGCGCGGCTGCGGCCCGAAGGGCGATCACGTCATGCTCAAGCTCGATCATTTGGGTGTGGACGTGGTGCAAAAGCGCCTGCCCGGTATCCGCGCCACGGTGCAGACCTTTCTCCACCTCGATCCGGCTCACGAGCCCATCCCGGTCTATCCGACCGCGCACTACACCATGGGCGGCATCCCCACCAATCGTCATGGCCAGGTGGTGGCGCCACTGGGCAATACGGCGGAGGAAACGGTCCCCGGCCTGTATGCCGCCGGTGAATGTGCCTGCGTTTCGGTGCACGGCGCCAACCGTCTGGGCGGCAACTCCCTGTTGGACATCGTGGTCTTCGGCCGCGCCGCCGGCAATCATATCATCGACCACCTACAGGAAAACCGTTATCACCGCCCGCTGAGCGGCGACAGCGTTGATCAGGCCATGGCGCGGCTGGCGCGCTGGGATCAAACCGGCGAAGGCGAGTCGGTGAAGCAACTCAAGGACGAGCTGAAGAAGACCATGGAAGAGTATTGCGGCGTGTTCCGCAGCGACGAGATCCTGAACCAGGGCGTGGACAAGGTGGTCCAATTGGAGGCGCGTCTCAAGGATGCGCGCCTGCAGGACCATAGCAAGGTCTTCAACACCGCCCGTGTCGAGGCCTTGGAGCTGGAGAACCTCATGGACATCGCCTTGGCGACCGTGGTGTCGGCCTGCGCGCGCAAGGAGAGTCGCGGCGCCCATTCGCGCATCGACTATCCCGAGCGCGACGACGAGCATTGGCTCAAGCATTCCTTGTTTTTTAAGGAGGGTCGCAAAATCGATTACAAACCGGTGCGCATGAAACCCTTGTCGGTGGATTCTTTTCCGCCCAAAGCGCGTGTCTATTAG
- the sdhB gene encoding succinate dehydrogenase (part of four member succinate dehydrogenase enzyme complex that forms a trimeric complex (trimer of tetramers); SdhA/B are the catalytic subcomplex and can exhibit succinate dehydrogenase activity in the absence of SdhC/D which are the membrane components and form cytochrome b556; SdhC binds ubiquinone; oxidizes succinate to fumarate while reducing ubiquinone to ubiquinol; the catalytic subunits are similar to fumarate reductase) → MRFSIYRYNPETDDKPYMQVFEVETHPGMMLRDALIEIKAQDESFTFRHSCGEGVCGSDGLNINGSNGLACITPLAQLKEPVAVRPLPGLPVIRDLVVDMSQFYHQYRSVKPYLTVHDPEPEVEYRQSPEEREKLDGLYECILCACCSTACPSFWWNPDKFRGPAALLQAYRFIADSRDQATAQRLEELEGPYRLFRCHSIMNCTNVCPKGLNPTQAIGEIKNIMLKNNS, encoded by the coding sequence ATGCGTTTTTCCATCTATCGCTACAACCCCGAGACCGACGACAAACCTTACATGCAGGTCTTCGAAGTGGAAACCCACCCCGGTATGATGCTGCGCGACGCCCTGATCGAGATCAAGGCGCAGGACGAAAGCTTTACCTTTCGTCATTCCTGCGGCGAGGGGGTGTGCGGTTCCGACGGGCTCAACATCAACGGCAGCAACGGTCTAGCCTGTATCACGCCGCTGGCCCAGTTGAAGGAGCCGGTGGCGGTGCGCCCGCTCCCCGGGCTTCCGGTGATCCGTGATCTGGTGGTGGATATGAGCCAGTTCTATCATCAGTACCGCTCGGTCAAACCCTATCTCACCGTGCATGATCCCGAACCGGAAGTCGAATACCGCCAGTCGCCCGAGGAACGGGAGAAGCTGGACGGCCTGTACGAATGTATTTTGTGCGCCTGCTGCTCCACCGCCTGTCCCTCGTTCTGGTGGAATCCGGACAAATTCCGCGGACCGGCCGCCTTGTTGCAGGCCTATCGCTTCATCGCCGACAGCCGCGACCAGGCCACCGCCCAACGGCTGGAGGAACTGGAAGGCCCGTATCGTCTGTTCCGCTGCCACAGCATTATGAACTGCACCAACGTCTGCCCCAAGGGACTCAACCCCACCCAGGCCATCGGCGAGATCAAAAACATCATGCTCAAAAACAACAGCTGA
- a CDS encoding pterin-4-alpha-carbinolamine dehydratase, whose translation MTELSTQHCQACRAGAPHATAQQREEFMAQLPDWEIVSVAGVDRLRREFGFENFVQALAFTNKVGEIAEQEGHHPALLTQWGTVTVEWWSHKIKGLHVNDFVMAAKTDDLYR comes from the coding sequence ATGACTGAACTCAGTACACAACACTGCCAAGCCTGCCGCGCCGGGGCGCCGCACGCCACGGCACAGCAGCGCGAGGAATTCATGGCCCAGCTGCCAGACTGGGAGATCGTCAGCGTCGCGGGCGTTGATCGCCTGCGCCGGGAATTCGGCTTCGAGAACTTCGTCCAGGCCTTGGCCTTTACCAACAAGGTGGGCGAGATCGCGGAACAGGAGGGCCATCACCCCGCGCTTTTGACGCAGTGGGGCACGGTCACGGTGGAATGGTGGAGCCACAAAATCAAGGGCTTGCACGTCAATGACTTCGTCATGGCGGCCAAGACCGATGACCTGTACAGATGA
- a CDS encoding catalase: protein MSKTRLTTSSGAPVAEDNNSISVGERGPLTFDNHYLFEKLAHFNRERIPERVVHARGTGAYGSFTLSKRLSEHTIASFLQQEGQQTEVFVRFSTVGGGQDSSDYARDPRGFAIKFYTEQGNFDLVGNNTPVFFLNDPIKFPDFIHSQKKDPRTNLPNPANMFEFWANHPQSLHQMTILMSDRGIPCSYRHMHGFSSHTLSFWNDKGKRVWVKWHIKSNQGIKTVSNEEAATMPAFGAQQDLVEAIDRGEFPSWTVKLQIMSEEEARHYHINPFDLTKIWPHSDFPLIEVGQLELNRNVGNYFAETEQAAFAPSHLVPGIGASPDRMLQARLMAYQDAHRYRVGANANQIPVNAARCPVHHYQRDGAMAGMCPAHGGGDNQGGGVNFYPNDRGDQGAPMPDSQLTAPPMPVEGDAWIKSYDTAEDDYYTQPGNLFRLMHDDQKQQLTSNIADGLVHATTAVQERMLAQFAKADPDYAARVKQAMTRIA from the coding sequence ATGAGCAAGACCCGTTTGACCACCTCCAGCGGCGCCCCCGTGGCCGAGGACAACAACAGCATCAGCGTCGGCGAGCGAGGCCCGCTGACCTTCGACAATCATTACCTGTTCGAAAAGCTGGCCCACTTCAACCGCGAGCGTATCCCGGAGCGCGTGGTGCATGCCCGCGGGACCGGCGCGTACGGCAGCTTCACCCTCAGCAAGCGTCTTAGCGAACACACCATCGCCAGCTTCCTGCAGCAGGAAGGTCAGCAGACCGAAGTCTTTGTGCGCTTCTCCACAGTCGGCGGCGGTCAGGACTCCAGCGATTACGCCCGCGACCCGCGTGGTTTCGCCATCAAGTTCTATACGGAGCAGGGCAACTTCGATCTGGTGGGCAACAATACGCCGGTGTTCTTTTTAAACGATCCGATCAAGTTTCCCGATTTCATTCATTCGCAGAAGAAGGATCCGCGCACCAACCTGCCCAACCCGGCCAACATGTTCGAGTTCTGGGCCAACCATCCGCAGTCCCTGCACCAGATGACGATTTTAATGTCGGACCGGGGCATTCCCTGTTCCTATCGTCATATGCATGGCTTCAGTTCCCATACCCTGAGCTTTTGGAACGATAAGGGCAAGCGTGTCTGGGTCAAGTGGCACATCAAAAGCAACCAGGGCATCAAAACCGTCAGCAACGAAGAGGCCGCCACGATGCCCGCGTTCGGCGCGCAGCAGGATTTGGTCGAGGCCATTGACCGCGGCGAGTTCCCCAGCTGGACGGTGAAGCTGCAGATTATGAGCGAAGAAGAGGCCAGGCACTATCACATCAACCCCTTCGATCTGACCAAGATCTGGCCGCACAGTGATTTCCCGCTGATAGAGGTTGGCCAGCTGGAGCTGAACCGCAACGTCGGCAACTACTTCGCCGAGACCGAGCAGGCCGCCTTCGCCCCCAGCCATCTGGTGCCCGGCATCGGCGCATCACCCGACCGTATGTTGCAGGCGCGGCTGATGGCCTATCAGGACGCCCATCGTTATCGCGTCGGTGCCAACGCCAACCAGATTCCGGTGAACGCGGCCCGGTGCCCGGTGCACCATTACCAGCGTGACGGCGCCATGGCGGGCATGTGCCCGGCGCACGGCGGTGGTGATAATCAAGGTGGCGGGGTGAATTTTTATCCCAATGACCGTGGCGATCAAGGCGCTCCGATGCCGGATTCTCAGCTGACCGCACCGCCCATGCCGGTGGAGGGCGATGCCTGGATCAAAAGCTACGATACCGCAGAAGACGACTACTATACCCAGCCCGGCAATCTGTTTCGCCTCATGCATGATGATCAGAAACAGCAGCTCACCAGCAACATTGCCGATGGATTGGTGCATGCCACGACGGCGGTACAGGAACGTATGTTGGCCCAATTCGCCAAGGCAGATCCCGACTACGCCGCGCGCGTGAAACAGGCCATGACTCGGATCGCTTGA
- a CDS encoding translation initiation factor IF-1 — protein MAKEELIEFEGTVVDVMRNQKYMVELENGMQVQAYTSGKMRRYRIRVVNGDKVTLELSPYDLSKGRISFRHKH, from the coding sequence ATGGCTAAAGAAGAACTGATCGAATTTGAAGGCACGGTTGTGGATGTGATGCGCAACCAGAAATACATGGTCGAGCTGGAAAACGGCATGCAGGTTCAGGCCTATACGTCCGGCAAGATGCGCCGTTACCGTATCCGCGTCGTCAACGGTGACAAGGTCACACTTGAGCTGTCCCCCTATGATCTGAGCAAGGGCCGGATCAGTTTCCGACACAAGCATTAA
- a CDS encoding CopG family transcriptional regulator — translation MENRTARLTLLIDPKKKSVFEQLCAREDVTPSQMVRKFIRDYLEHSLGPNWRDEVFGDKET, via the coding sequence ATGGAGAACAGAACCGCGCGCCTCACCCTGCTAATCGACCCGAAAAAGAAGTCGGTCTTCGAGCAACTCTGCGCCCGAGAAGACGTCACCCCGTCCCAGATGGTACGCAAATTCATTCGCGACTATCTGGAGCACTCTCTGGGGCCGAATTGGCGTGACGAGGTCTTCGGGGACAAGGAGACATGA
- a CDS encoding transporter (role in sulfate transport across the inner membrane; member of the SulP family of sulfate transporters; seems to mediate transport via sulfate/proton symport): protein MPHRSHLFSLRIAHALRESCLKVPYTPRRLAKDVGAGITVGIIAIPLAMALAIASGVAPQHGLYTAMIAGFVIALTGGSRYSVSGPTAAFVVILFPVAQQFGLGGLLVATLMAGLMLVGFAVGRLGRLIEYVPEPVTLGFTGGIAIVIATLQVRDLFGLSLAEYPDNWLGKIAALGMALPSVDWATTLVGTATLAVLLYWPRLRLPLPGHLAALLVGVLVALLLAQAGHPVETIGTRFSFSLADGTTGQGIPAILPEWVWPWQQPGPDGQPIDWSLATWQALLSAAFSIAVLGAIESLLCAVVLDGMTGTRHSANSELLGQGIGNLVVPFFGGITATAAIARSAANVRAGAESPVAALVHALVVMAALLALAGVLSYLPMASLAALLLMVAWNMSEAPKAAAIVRKAPLGDVLVLGVCLSLTVLFDMVIAITAGIVLAALLFMREISHMTKVTDTTASTRLGLIRAQWLPLQDLAVFKVNGPLFFAAAERIFAELLAQLADKRVVVLNLEAVTVLDAGGLSALSKFIDACGKRGIKLIIANLQFQPLRTLAKAKMGPVRERLLFAPTLDEAIWFVQSEAALRQGTARASTE from the coding sequence ATGCCCCACCGTAGTCACCTGTTTTCCCTGCGCATCGCCCATGCCCTGCGCGAGAGTTGCCTCAAGGTGCCTTATACGCCGCGGCGTCTGGCCAAGGATGTGGGGGCTGGCATCACGGTCGGGATTATCGCCATTCCCCTGGCCATGGCCCTGGCCATCGCCAGCGGGGTGGCGCCCCAGCACGGTCTCTATACCGCCATGATCGCCGGTTTTGTCATCGCGCTCACCGGCGGGTCGCGCTACAGCGTCTCCGGTCCGACGGCGGCCTTCGTGGTGATCCTGTTTCCGGTGGCGCAGCAGTTCGGTCTGGGCGGTCTGCTGGTGGCCACCCTGATGGCGGGGCTGATGCTGGTGGGATTTGCCGTAGGGCGCTTGGGCCGTTTGATCGAATACGTGCCCGAGCCGGTGACGCTGGGCTTTACCGGCGGCATCGCCATCGTCATCGCCACCCTGCAGGTGAGGGACTTATTCGGTCTGTCGCTGGCCGAGTATCCGGACAACTGGTTGGGCAAGATCGCCGCGCTGGGGATGGCCCTGCCCAGCGTCGATTGGGCCACCACCTTGGTCGGCACGGCCACCTTGGCGGTCTTGCTGTACTGGCCGCGGCTGCGCCTGCCCCTGCCGGGCCATTTGGCCGCGCTGCTGGTGGGCGTGCTGGTCGCGCTGTTGCTGGCCCAGGCGGGGCATCCGGTGGAGACCATCGGCACGCGCTTCAGTTTCAGTCTGGCGGACGGCACGACGGGTCAAGGGATTCCGGCCATCCTACCCGAATGGGTCTGGCCTTGGCAGCAGCCGGGCCCGGATGGCCAGCCCATTGACTGGTCTTTGGCCACCTGGCAGGCGCTGCTGTCCGCCGCCTTTTCCATCGCCGTGCTGGGGGCCATCGAATCGCTGCTCTGCGCCGTGGTCCTGGACGGCATGACGGGGACGCGTCACAGCGCCAATAGCGAGTTGCTGGGCCAGGGCATCGGTAATCTGGTGGTGCCCTTTTTCGGCGGTATCACCGCCACCGCCGCCATTGCCCGTTCGGCCGCCAATGTGCGCGCCGGGGCTGAGTCACCGGTGGCGGCGCTGGTCCATGCCCTGGTGGTGATGGCGGCCCTATTGGCCTTGGCGGGGGTGCTCTCCTATCTGCCCATGGCCAGCCTGGCGGCGCTGTTGCTGATGGTGGCCTGGAACATGAGCGAGGCTCCCAAGGCGGCAGCGATCGTACGCAAGGCGCCGCTGGGCGATGTGCTGGTGCTGGGGGTGTGCCTGTCGCTGACGGTACTGTTCGACATGGTCATCGCCATCACCGCCGGCATCGTGCTGGCGGCGCTGCTGTTCATGCGCGAGATCTCGCACATGACCAAGGTCACGGATACCACCGCCAGCACACGTCTCGGCCTGATCCGCGCTCAGTGGCTGCCGCTGCAGGACTTGGCGGTCTTTAAAGTCAACGGTCCGCTGTTTTTCGCTGCGGCGGAACGCATCTTCGCCGAGTTACTGGCACAGCTGGCGGACAAACGGGTGGTGGTGCTCAACCTGGAGGCGGTCACTGTGCTGGATGCGGGCGGCTTGTCGGCGCTGAGCAAGTTCATCGATGCTTGCGGCAAACGGGGGATCAAGCTGATCATCGCCAATCTCCAGTTCCAGCCGCTGCGGACCCTGGCCAAGGCCAAGATGGGGCCGGTTCGGGAGCGCCTGTTGTTCGCACCCACCCTGGACGAGGCGATCTGGTTCGTCCAGTCCGAGGCGGCCCTGCGCCAGGGCACGGCGCGTGCGTCAACGGAGTGA